In Parageobacillus sp. KH3-4, the genomic window TTACAGAAATCGCCGCTTTATTATTGGAAGCGGAAAAGAAAAAAAGCCCCATTGCCCCGCTTACCAACCTTTTTCCGCATTTGACAGCAGATGAGGCTTATCAAATCCAATTGAAGCAAGTGGAACATAAGGTGGGAAACGGACGAACCGTCGTTGGCAAAAAAATCGGTTTGACGAGCAAGGCGATGCAACATTTGCTTCAAGTATCGGAACCGGATTATGGTCATCTTCTTGACGATATGATTGTGTTGGATGGAGAAAATGTTTCTCTTGATGAGTTCATCCAGCCAAAAGTAGAATTTGAGATTGCCTTCATTTTAAAGAAAGATTTAAAGGGTCCCAATGCCACAATGATGGATGTGATCCATGCGACGGAATATGTGGCCCCAGCCATTGAAATTATCGACAGTAGAATTAGAAATTGGAAGATTCGTTTTGAAGATACGGTTGCCGATAACGGTTCTTCTGCCAGAGCCGTTATTGGGGGAAAACCGACGCCGATCGAAAACATTGATCTTTCGCATATCGGTATGGCTGCTTATCGAAATGGTCAATTGATCGATACCGCGGCCGGAGCCGCTGTCATGGGAAATCCGATCTATGCCGTCAGCTGGCTTGCCAATGCTCTTAGCCGTTATCGCATTTCTTTACATAAAGGGGAAATCATTTTATCAGGAGCATTGACCGCCGCTGTTCCTGTCTCTCGCGGGGATACATTTGCCGTAAAATTTGCTCATATAGGAGAAGTATCTGTTTCGTTCCCATAAAAGTTCGCTGCACATAGCGGGAATGCCGCTTGCAAGCTGGGAAATAGAAGCATGTATTTCAAACGTTACAGGGAAGGAGAATGGATATGAAATTAAAAGCAGGGATTATTGGATCCGGCAATATCGGCACGGACTTAATGTACAAAATAGAAAGAAGCAAATATTTAGAAATGGGTGTCATGATTGGAATTGATCCGCATTCAGACGGATTAAAAAGGGCAAAAGATCGGGGCATTACAGTAATTGATAACGGGATAGAGGGGTTTTTAAAAAATCCTGACTTGGCGGATATTCTTTTTGATGCGACGACAGCGAAAGCACATTATAAACATCATGAAGTATTAACAAAATTAAATAAAAAAATTGTTGATTTAACCCCTGCCGCCGTTGGTCCTTTTGTCGTGCCGCCGGTCAACTTAAAAGAGGAACTAGATGCTTCTGATGTCAATATGGTCACTTGCGGCGGTCAGGCAACGATCCCAATTGTTCATGCTATTCATCGGGTTGTACCAGTGGAATATGCAGAAATCGTAGCAACGGTTGCGAGCAAAAGCGCTGGCCCAGGTACAAGAGCAAACATCGATGAATTCACCCGGACGACAGCAAAAGCCATCGAGAAAGTAGGAGGTGCCAAGAAAGGAAAGGCGATCATCATCTTAAATCCTGCTGAACCGCCGATTATTATGAGAAACACGATTCATGCGCTTGTGGAAGAAACGGGAAAAGAGGAAGAAATCGTCCGTTCCATCGAATCGATGATTAAGGAAGTGCAAACGTATGTGCCTGGT contains:
- a CDS encoding 2-keto-4-pentenoate hydratase, producing the protein MNITEIAALLLEAEKKKSPIAPLTNLFPHLTADEAYQIQLKQVEHKVGNGRTVVGKKIGLTSKAMQHLLQVSEPDYGHLLDDMIVLDGENVSLDEFIQPKVEFEIAFILKKDLKGPNATMMDVIHATEYVAPAIEIIDSRIRNWKIRFEDTVADNGSSARAVIGGKPTPIENIDLSHIGMAAYRNGQLIDTAAGAAVMGNPIYAVSWLANALSRYRISLHKGEIILSGALTAAVPVSRGDTFAVKFAHIGEVSVSFP
- a CDS encoding acetaldehyde dehydrogenase (acetylating) is translated as MKLKAGIIGSGNIGTDLMYKIERSKYLEMGVMIGIDPHSDGLKRAKDRGITVIDNGIEGFLKNPDLADILFDATTAKAHYKHHEVLTKLNKKIVDLTPAAVGPFVVPPVNLKEELDASDVNMVTCGGQATIPIVHAIHRVVPVEYAEIVATVASKSAGPGTRANIDEFTRTTAKAIEKVGGAKKGKAIIILNPAEPPIIMRNTIHALVEETGKEEEIVRSIESMIKEVQTYVPGYRLRSEPMFDGKRISVFLEVERAGDYFPPYSGNLDIMTASAVKVGEELAKMKNSVVS